Below is a genomic region from Leptospira yasudae.
AGGTTCCAAGGATTCCAAAAAATCCAAACGAAACGAAGAAAAAAAATCGAAACGAATTTCCAAATCTTCCTCAGACGAAGAAACGGAAGGATTTACACTTCAAGTAGCCGCGTTTAAGGAAAAAGAAAAGGCCGACGAATTAAAAAAATCAATTTCCGGCAAAGAGAAAAATACGAAAGCAACCGTCAAAAGATCAAGAAACGGATATTATACGGTACGATTCGGATCCGCTTCGTCTAAAAAAGAAGCAGAAAGTCTTGCAAAGTTATTACCTGCGAAATTGAGATCCGGAGTCATAGTAGTCAAGGATTGATTTTTATATTGACCTCCGTTGTGGAGCCGACGAAATCTGTTTCTGAATACGAATGGATCAACAGGTGTTAGAGCTAACGCGTAAAGCAGTTGTACGCGCGACGATCGAGAGGCTTCGCACAACGTATTCGGATCTTCTCATCATCAAGGGATACGACGGCATTCCCGATTTTTTCGAATTCAATCTTTATTCTCCCGCGAACAAAGAAGAACGCGACAACGCTTTAGAGAATCTTTATGAAAAGCTGAAGACGGTCGCGGGTAAATCCATGACCGACAACATTCATCAGATCATTCTGCTGAATCGCCTAACGGATTCTTTGGATTACGATACGGCAAAGATCGTGATCGAAAACAATCTGATGGAAGACGGAGTGATTTCCAGAGACAATCTTTACGCTGCGATGGGCGAAACCGATCGTTTCGAGGAAAGAAAGACGCAAATTCAGATGGTCGGAAATACGTTGAAATTCTTCTTTTCCCTTTCCAAACTTCCGATGATCAAACTCGTAATGGCTCCGATCAAGGTCGCAGCTTCGATGGTGGGCGCAACTTCGCTTGTCGAAACGATGGAGGCGGGTTATGAGTTATCGAGCAAAATCAAAGATCTCAATCCGTTTATCGAGGCGTTTCTCGATCGTGAAACCCGCCTTATATCAAAACTCGAACTGGGAAATCCGGTCAGCGAGTTGTTGAACTGATTCCCCGATAAAAAAGTGTAGGAACTATTACAAACCAAGAGGGTTTCGGCCGCATCCGCGCGCTGGAATCGAATCGTAAAAATTTGAATTTTGTGTGAGTTCCTACGCCCGGACCGCGCCACTTCCGGCTCGCGGAGTCCCGCTCGGTCTTTCAGACCAAGCCGTGCGTGTCGCTTGCGGAGTTGTGAGTCGGGAAATTTCTCCGTTTGAGCAAGAAAATGTGGGAACTCCAGCATTCATTGAGTTTCAGAAAAGATTTGCTCTGGGTATAAAAATGTGTAGGAACTCATACATCTCGCGGTTTTGCGAAACGATTCCGTAGTTAAAACAGGAATTTCTTTTGCATTTCCGTTCGGAACACGGCCGTATATTCGGCTTTTCCTAAAAGATTGAAGTGAGAAGCGTCAAAAAACAATTCCGGTCTCGTTTCAAAACGGTCCGGGTTCAAGCGGAGATAAACCGCATTCGATTGTTCCGCGATTCTTTTGAGTTCGTTTCGAACGATTTCATATCTCCGATCGTCTTCTTGACTAAAAAAATAATTCGGAGTTTCCAGAAGAACGGTTTTGACCCCGTGCGTGCGGGTCAACTTTAGAATTTCATAAAGTTCTTGAATGAGTTTCGGATCGAGCTTCGGAGCCAAACCTTCGTATTGTTTTTTCCATTCCCCAATCCGGATATCTTGTTCCGCGACCTGTCCCTTCTTTGGATCTCCGTTTGCGCCCTCTTGCGTTCGTTTTTTCGTTTCGGTCGTCGATTCGGCGTTCAGTTTCCAAACGAAAACGGAGGACAAATACTTATCATACAATTTCGAAAGAATAAAATGAGAAAAAGAATTCAGAGAATACGAATGAGAAATACGAAAGGTCCAGTATTCAACCGGAGATTCTTGCGGAACCTTTTGATCCAGAAAGTCCACGAACAAACCTTTGTGATAATATCCTTTTACGGATTTATACGCGGAATCGGGATAACGATCCGGATTGAAAGCGAATTTATCGGTTTCTAATACAAGCAAGGAAGGAAGTTGCGCGCGGTTCTTTTTCAGATATTCGCTTACGATTTCTTTTCTGAGAGTCAGGTTTGCGCCGGGCACGTTGAGAAGAACGACCGGCTTACCGGTTTCTTTTGCAAGAACTTCCGGGTCCAAATCCCAAAGGATATGACTCGAACCGACGATAAGCGTGTTTGCCGGTTTGAAATTTTTAGACATCGAAAACATCTTGTCATATTGCCCGAACAAAAGCACGTACCAAACACGATCGAACAAAACGACGGAGAAAAGAAGAACGAGAGCCAAACCCGCATAACGCAGAATTTTAGAACTGGAAGTAGATGAAGCTGGATCCATAGAACACTCCTCCCGTAAAAATCAACGTGATGAAAATTCCGGCTACGGCCCAATCTCCGTATTTCTTCCAGCCTTCTTTCGTTCTTTCCCAAAAAGGAAACAGACCTTCCAAAAGTAAAAAGACTACGATCGCAAAAACTCCGGCTTTTTTCTGAAACTCCACGATCAGATCGAGTCCTTCTCCGTTTGTGAAATCGAAAATTCTTTGGAGAATCAAATGGGCCGTTGATACCGAATTCGCTCGGAAATAAACCCAGCTTAAAAGAACGAGATGGAACGTGACGATCACTCCGATCCAGCGGAACCAAAATCCTTTCGGAGTTTTTTCGGTGATATACCGCTTCCAAAGCACTTCGGACGCGAGATAAATTCCGTTCAACACTCCCCAGATAACGAACGTCCAATTCGCTCCGTGCCAAATCCCGGAAAGAGCGAAGACGATTAATAAATTTCGAATATGACGAAATGTTGATACTCTGTTTCCACCGAGCGGAATATATACGTAGTCTCGAAACCAGGAAGACAAAGAAATGTGCCAGCGTCCCCAAAATTCGGATACGCTCGAAGAGAAATAAGGACGATCGAAGTTTCGCATCAGATCGATTCCCAAAATTTTCGCGGTCCCGATCGCTATGTTGGAATAACCGGCAAAATCGCAATAAATCTGAAACGCGAAAAAATACGTTGCGACCAAAAGGTCCGCGCCCGATTTTCCGGCCGGATCGTTGTACATCGCATCGACGAAAACCGAAAGTCGATCCGCGACCATCAGCTTCATTAGAAATCCATAAACTATGTATTTCAATCCGTCTTCGACATTCTGAAACAGGAGCTTGTGTTCCTGATGAAACTGAGTCATCAAATGGTGCGCTCTTTCGATCGGCCCGGCGACCAACTGAGGAAAGAACATCACGTAAACCCAATAATACCCGAGATGCCTTTCGGCCTTGATCTTCCCTTGATATACTTCTACGATATAACCCATGGACTGAAACGTATGAAAGGAAAGTCCGATAGGAAGTATGATCTGCAAAGGCGATACGGGAAGATCGGTTCCGATCAGAAATCGATAGAGATAACCGGTATTCTCCAGAGCGAAGTTGAAGTATTTAAAGAAGATGAGAATCCCTATGTTCGAAGAAAGACTCAAGATGAGATACGTTCTTCGTTTCGGCCCTGCCGCATTTTCGATCCAGATCGCGAGGTAGTAATCCAGTACGATTGTAAACGCAAGAATCAATATGTAGGCCGGAATAAAGGCCATATAAAAGTAGCAGCTTGCGACCAGCAGAAGAATCCACCGGAAACGAAACGGAAGAAGAAAGTAAAGAACCGCGACGATCGGATAAAATACGAGAAAGTGAATCGAGTTGAATAACATTTAAGATCGTTCTCTTACAGACCGCTCGTTCGATAAAAACCGACGAAAGTAAAATCAGATTTTGGGAATCGCGGGTTTTGTAAAGTCAAAAGCGGCAGAGAGAAAACGGCGGGCTGTCAAGAGGAATGCGGATTTCTTGTCGGAAGAGTTACGGAAATCTACGGTTAGTTCTAAGGATTTGTTTGCGATTTTCTATCCGCAGGAGTTCCCACAGTGAAAAAGAAAAGCGTTGCGAGTAGAGGGACTCGAACCCCCACACATTACTGCACCAGAACCTAAATCTGGCGTGTCTACCAATTCCACCATACTCGCGTGGTCTTTCCAATGTTTGCGAGTGTACGTGCGAGTCAAGCGTAAAGAATCAAAACGCCGTGGGAAAAGAGTTTCCCCGGCAGCGATCGGACGTCGTTATTCCGCTTCTTCCTCGTTCGAAAGCGTCTTTAAAATCGGACAACTCGGACGATGATCTCCTTGGCAATGATGCGCGAGATGTTTGAGCGTGGCCGCCATTTCCTGGAGTTCGTTGATCTTATTCTCCAACGTTTTCAGATGCGTGAGCGCGAGCTTTTTTACATCGGCGCTCTCACGGCTCTTGTTTCTCCAAAGACCAACGAGTTTTTGAATTTCGGAAAGCCCGAATCCCATACTTCGCGCGCGTTTCACGAATTTCAAAATATGAACGTCATCGGAAGAATACGTTCTATAACCGGAATCCTTTCTTCTCGCCTTCGGAATCA
It encodes:
- a CDS encoding FFLEELY motif protein → MDQQVLELTRKAVVRATIERLRTTYSDLLIIKGYDGIPDFFEFNLYSPANKEERDNALENLYEKLKTVAGKSMTDNIHQIILLNRLTDSLDYDTAKIVIENNLMEDGVISRDNLYAAMGETDRFEERKTQIQMVGNTLKFFFSLSKLPMIKLVMAPIKVAASMVGATSLVETMEAGYELSSKIKDLNPFIEAFLDRETRLISKLELGNPVSELLN
- a CDS encoding MBOAT family O-acyltransferase produces the protein MLFNSIHFLVFYPIVAVLYFLLPFRFRWILLLVASCYFYMAFIPAYILILAFTIVLDYYLAIWIENAAGPKRRTYLILSLSSNIGILIFFKYFNFALENTGYLYRFLIGTDLPVSPLQIILPIGLSFHTFQSMGYIVEVYQGKIKAERHLGYYWVYVMFFPQLVAGPIERAHHLMTQFHQEHKLLFQNVEDGLKYIVYGFLMKLMVADRLSVFVDAMYNDPAGKSGADLLVATYFFAFQIYCDFAGYSNIAIGTAKILGIDLMRNFDRPYFSSSVSEFWGRWHISLSSWFRDYVYIPLGGNRVSTFRHIRNLLIVFALSGIWHGANWTFVIWGVLNGIYLASEVLWKRYITEKTPKGFWFRWIGVIVTFHLVLLSWVYFRANSVSTAHLILQRIFDFTNGEGLDLIVEFQKKAGVFAIVVFLLLEGLFPFWERTKEGWKKYGDWAVAGIFITLIFTGGVFYGSSFIYFQF
- the cueR gene encoding Cu(I)-responsive transcriptional regulator; the protein is MNIGNVSKESGVSAKQIRHYESIGLIPKARRKDSGYRTYSSDDVHILKFVKRARSMGFGLSEIQKLVGLWRNKSRESADVKKLALTHLKTLENKINELQEMAATLKHLAHHCQGDHRPSCPILKTLSNEEEAE